In the Elioraea tepida genome, one interval contains:
- a CDS encoding Swt1 family HEPN domain-containing protein produces the protein MAITNHERVGKGMELLRSGLAPFVEREIHAAVKAGTVRMDAVRRFAEDPILGQKPITQWDVAGLLKLMWESWNDVFGRTLGRAERSLVQELRDWRNKWAHQEPFSSDDADRALDSASRLLAAVSAPEADEVSRMKMELRRLVFDEQVRGEKRKAGGSLIEPAAAGNLKPWREVVTPHADVASGRYQQAEFAADLWQVHLGEGSDEYRNPAEFFRRTFLTESLRRLLVGAVQRLSGQGGDPVVQLQTNFGGGKTHSMLALYHLFGGAAPGELAGIETVLAEAGVKTVPKATRVVLVGNKISPGNPVTKPDGTVVRTLWGELAWQLGGKQAFARIAQDDEKATSPGDALRELFNAYAPCLVLVDEWVAYARQLHDASDLPAGSFETQFSFAQALTESAKLAKNCLLVVSLPASDSGGSPHTQAEDVEVGGIRGREALDRLRNVIGRLESAWRPASAEEGFEIVRRRLFQPIPGELYKYRDLTARAFADLYRAEGADFPPECRSGDYEKRIQAAYPIHPEIFDRLYTDWSSLVKFQRTRGVLRLMAAVIHSLWEKGDRSPLILPSTIPIDDPRVQFELTRYLSDNWVPIIEKDVDGPNSLPLKIDAEVPNLGKLSATRRVARTIYLGSAPTASAAQRGLEDRQVKLGCVMPGESPAVFGDALRRLAAAATYLYQDGARAWYATQPTVTKLAEDRAEQLKRDPDQVAVELERRLNADLRQRGEFPRVHALPRSSADVPDDLETRLVVLSPEYAYSRENDNAAEKAAQAILDSRGTAPRLYRNTLVFLAADRVRLQDLDEAVRRYLAWSSIVAEKETLNLDPYQVRQAETQKQAADGAVTARLPETYQWLLVPEQANPQAPVAWQALRLSGADALAVRAVKKLRNDELLVTKLGATILRKHLDEVPLWRGDHVPVRQLVDDFARYLYLPRLRDPEVLLQAIRDGVALLTWKTDSFAFAESHDEATGRYRGLRAGREVAITAEGPGLVVQPEVAARQLEAESPQAASALTLAASTLTPGDADVGPRPGGDRGQQPEAPARLRRFHGSVRLDSARVGRDAARIAEEVISHLVAQLGAEVTVTLEIEAKIPHGATDQLVRTVTENCRTLNFDSQCFERE, from the coding sequence ATGGCCATCACCAACCACGAACGCGTCGGCAAGGGGATGGAGCTTCTGCGCTCAGGCCTCGCCCCCTTCGTCGAGCGCGAGATCCACGCCGCGGTGAAGGCCGGCACCGTCCGCATGGACGCCGTGCGCCGCTTCGCCGAGGACCCGATCCTCGGCCAGAAGCCGATCACGCAATGGGACGTTGCCGGCCTGCTCAAGCTGATGTGGGAGAGCTGGAACGACGTCTTCGGCCGCACCCTCGGCCGGGCGGAACGCTCGCTGGTGCAGGAGTTGCGGGACTGGCGCAACAAATGGGCGCATCAGGAGCCCTTCTCGAGCGACGACGCCGACCGCGCGCTGGATTCGGCGAGCCGCCTGCTCGCCGCCGTCTCCGCGCCGGAGGCCGACGAGGTCAGCCGCATGAAGATGGAGCTGCGCCGCCTCGTCTTTGACGAGCAGGTGCGGGGCGAGAAGCGCAAGGCCGGCGGGTCCCTGATCGAGCCCGCGGCCGCGGGCAACCTCAAGCCCTGGCGCGAGGTGGTGACGCCGCATGCCGATGTCGCCTCCGGCCGCTACCAGCAGGCGGAGTTCGCCGCCGATCTGTGGCAGGTGCATCTCGGCGAAGGCAGCGACGAATACCGCAACCCCGCCGAGTTCTTCAGGCGCACCTTCCTGACCGAGAGCCTGAGGCGGCTCCTGGTCGGCGCCGTACAGCGCCTCTCGGGCCAGGGGGGCGACCCGGTGGTGCAGCTGCAGACCAATTTCGGCGGCGGCAAGACGCACTCGATGCTGGCGCTCTACCACCTGTTCGGCGGCGCCGCACCCGGCGAGCTGGCGGGGATCGAGACCGTGCTGGCCGAGGCGGGCGTGAAGACCGTGCCGAAGGCGACGCGCGTCGTGCTGGTGGGCAACAAGATCTCGCCGGGCAATCCGGTGACCAAGCCCGACGGCACGGTGGTGCGCACGCTGTGGGGGGAACTCGCCTGGCAGCTCGGCGGTAAGCAGGCCTTCGCGCGCATCGCGCAGGACGACGAGAAGGCCACCAGCCCGGGCGATGCGCTGCGCGAGCTGTTCAACGCCTACGCCCCCTGCCTCGTTCTCGTCGACGAATGGGTCGCCTATGCGCGCCAGCTTCACGACGCGAGCGACCTCCCGGCAGGAAGCTTCGAAACCCAGTTCAGCTTCGCCCAGGCGCTGACGGAATCAGCCAAGCTCGCGAAGAACTGCCTGCTCGTCGTCTCCCTGCCCGCCTCCGATTCCGGCGGCTCACCCCACACCCAGGCGGAGGACGTTGAGGTCGGCGGCATTCGCGGCCGCGAGGCGCTCGATCGCCTGCGCAACGTCATCGGCCGTCTCGAGTCCGCCTGGCGGCCAGCCTCTGCCGAGGAGGGTTTCGAGATCGTCCGCCGCCGCCTGTTCCAGCCGATCCCTGGCGAGCTCTACAAGTATCGCGACCTCACGGCGCGCGCCTTCGCCGATCTCTACCGCGCCGAAGGCGCCGACTTCCCGCCCGAATGCCGAAGCGGCGACTACGAGAAGCGCATCCAGGCCGCCTATCCGATCCACCCTGAGATCTTCGACCGGCTCTACACGGACTGGTCCTCGCTCGTGAAGTTCCAGCGCACACGCGGCGTGCTGCGGCTGATGGCGGCGGTGATCCACAGCCTGTGGGAGAAGGGGGACCGCAGCCCCCTGATCCTGCCCTCCACCATCCCGATCGACGATCCGCGCGTGCAGTTCGAACTGACGCGCTATCTCTCCGACAACTGGGTGCCGATCATCGAGAAGGACGTCGATGGCCCGAACTCGCTGCCGCTGAAGATCGACGCGGAGGTGCCCAATCTCGGCAAGCTCTCGGCGACGCGTCGTGTGGCGCGGACGATCTACCTCGGCTCGGCGCCGACGGCTTCGGCCGCCCAGCGGGGCCTCGAGGACAGGCAGGTGAAGCTCGGCTGCGTGATGCCCGGCGAGTCGCCCGCCGTCTTCGGCGACGCGCTGCGCAGGCTCGCCGCCGCCGCCACCTATCTCTACCAGGACGGCGCGCGCGCCTGGTATGCGACGCAGCCGACGGTCACCAAGCTCGCCGAGGACCGGGCCGAACAGCTCAAGCGTGATCCTGACCAGGTGGCGGTGGAGCTCGAGAGGCGGCTGAACGCCGATCTTAGGCAACGCGGCGAATTCCCCCGCGTTCACGCCCTGCCGCGCTCGAGCGCCGATGTTCCGGACGATCTCGAGACGCGCCTTGTCGTTCTTTCCCCAGAATATGCCTACAGCAGGGAGAACGACAACGCCGCGGAGAAGGCGGCACAGGCAATCCTTGACTCGCGCGGGACTGCGCCGCGTCTGTATCGCAACACGCTCGTCTTCCTCGCCGCCGACCGGGTGCGGCTGCAGGACCTCGACGAGGCCGTGCGCAGATATCTCGCCTGGTCGTCGATCGTGGCGGAGAAGGAAACGCTCAATCTCGACCCGTACCAGGTGCGGCAGGCGGAGACGCAGAAACAGGCCGCCGACGGTGCTGTGACGGCAAGGCTGCCGGAAACCTATCAGTGGCTTCTCGTTCCCGAGCAGGCGAACCCGCAAGCGCCCGTCGCGTGGCAGGCGCTCCGTCTTTCAGGCGCTGACGCTCTCGCGGTGCGTGCCGTCAAGAAGCTGCGGAACGACGAACTCCTGGTCACGAAGCTCGGAGCCACGATCCTGCGCAAGCACCTCGACGAGGTGCCGCTGTGGCGCGGTGATCACGTGCCAGTTCGCCAGCTGGTGGACGATTTCGCGCGCTATCTCTACCTGCCGCGCCTGCGCGATCCGGAGGTGCTCTTGCAGGCGATCCGCGACGGCGTTGCTCTGCTGACCTGGAAGACCGACAGCTTCGCCTTCGCCGAAAGCCACGACGAAGCGACCGGGCGCTACCGCGGGCTGCGCGCTGGCCGGGAGGTCGCGATCACGGCAGAGGGGCCAGGGCTTGTGGTGCAGCCCGAAGTCGCGGCGCGGCAGCTCGAGGCGGAGTCGCCCCAGGCAGCAAGTGCGCTCACGCTGGCGGCTTCAACCCTCACGCCCGGCGATGCCGATGTCGGGCCACGGCCGGGGGGTGATCGCGGTCAGCAGCCGGAGGCGCCGGCACGGCTTCGGCGCTTCCACGGCTCGGTGCGGCTGGATTCGGCGCGGGTCGGCCGCGATGCGGCGCGGATCGCGGAGGAGGTCATCTCGCACTTGGTCGCCCAACTCGGCGCGGAAGTGACAGTCACCCTCGAGATCGAAGCAAAGATCCCGCATGGGGCGACGGACCAACTGGTCCGCACGGTCACCGAGAACTGTCGGACATTGAACTTTGATAGTCAGTGCTTCGAACGAGAGTGA
- a CDS encoding helix-turn-helix domain-containing protein has protein sequence MDADENAPTTPQGRLPLVERLAAGWTVAAVAAALGTSPRTVRKWRDRFAAEGEAGLRDGSCRRHCSPSRLSAAAEAEIAALRR, from the coding sequence ATGGACGCCGATGAGAATGCGCCCACGACGCCGCAGGGTCGACTGCCGCTGGTCGAGCGCCTGGCCGCAGGCTGGACCGTGGCCGCCGTCGCGGCGGCGCTCGGCACCAGCCCGCGCACGGTCCGCAAGTGGCGTGACCGCTTCGCCGCCGAGGGTGAGGCCGGCCTGCGCGATGGCTCCTGCCGGCGACACTGCAGCCCGTCCCGACTGTCAGCGGCGGCAGAGGCCGAGATCGCGGCACTGCGGCGCTAG
- a CDS encoding IS5 family transposase, whose protein sequence is MICVSLSEAQMRRLAPLLPSDTRGKPRVDDRRVISGIVHVLRSGGRWVDAPAVYGPRKTLYNRFVRWRAKGVWQRVFRALARAGGPPAELLLDSSHVKAHRSAGGGKGGSARKPSGGRGTHRGKPRWGPPRGGRTTKIHALTDHLGRPIGFELTAGQHGDAPVALALLAPWPSAKLCIADAAYDSNGIRSFLLARGILPVIPNNPTRKQHHPFDRSAWRKRNLIERVFCRLKDFRRIATRYDRRADVFLSAVYLAATVTWWL, encoded by the coding sequence GTGATCTGTGTCTCTCTGAGCGAGGCGCAGATGCGGCGACTTGCGCCGCTGCTGCCTTCGGACACACGCGGCAAGCCTCGGGTGGATGACCGGCGTGTGATCAGCGGCATCGTCCATGTGCTGCGCTCTGGCGGGCGTTGGGTCGATGCGCCGGCTGTCTACGGCCCGCGCAAGACGCTGTACAACCGTTTCGTGCGCTGGAGAGCCAAGGGCGTGTGGCAGCGCGTGTTCCGCGCGCTCGCCAGGGCTGGCGGCCCGCCGGCCGAGCTTTTGCTCGACAGCAGCCATGTGAAGGCCCATCGCAGCGCCGGGGGTGGAAAAGGGGGGAGCGCGCGCAAGCCATCGGGCGGTCGGGGAACCCATCGCGGCAAGCCGCGATGGGGCCCGCCGCGGGGCGGGCGGACCACCAAGATCCACGCGCTGACCGATCATCTTGGTCGCCCGATCGGTTTCGAACTGACCGCCGGCCAGCACGGCGATGCGCCAGTGGCACTGGCGCTGCTTGCTCCCTGGCCGTCAGCGAAGCTCTGCATCGCCGACGCTGCCTATGACAGCAACGGCATCCGCAGCTTCCTCCTCGCCCGCGGCATCCTGCCGGTGATCCCGAACAACCCCACCCGCAAACAGCACCACCCCTTCGACCGGAGCGCCTGGCGCAAGCGAAACCTGATCGAGCGCGTCTTCTGCCGCCTCAAGGATTTCCGACGCATCGCCACGCGATACGACCGACGCGCAGACGTCTTCCTCAGCGCCGTCTACCTCGCCGCAACCGTCACTTGGTGGTTATGA
- a CDS encoding IS5 family transposase, whose translation MSVLFLLTPAQMRRIRPHVPLSHGIPRVDDRRVLSGIIFVIRGGLRWRDAPPGYGPHKTLYNRFVRWSVQPHLRRPRRRGRRARPPNHRQHAPEGPPHRGQPPQKGAPDRCIGRTKGGLNAKLHAVCDSQGRPVVMMLSAGQMNDQKGANILAPLLPPARELIADRGYDSTPFRAALAERGIAACIPTKKNRKQPIPYDKALYRQRHRIEIAFRRLKDFRRIATRYDRCATIFFGAITLAATVTFRLGQ comes from the coding sequence ATGTCCGTCCTGTTCCTGCTCACCCCGGCGCAGATGCGGCGCATCCGGCCGCACGTCCCGCTCTCGCACGGCATCCCGCGCGTGGACGACCGGCGCGTGCTGAGCGGCATCATCTTCGTCATCCGGGGCGGCCTGCGCTGGCGCGACGCCCCGCCGGGCTACGGCCCGCACAAGACCCTCTACAACCGCTTCGTCCGCTGGAGTGTTCAGCCGCATCTTCGCCGCCCTCGCCGGCGAGGCCGGCGAGCCCGACCGCCTAATCATCGACAGCACGCACCTGAAGGCCCACCGCACCGCGGCCAGCCTCCTCAAAAGGGGGCGCCTGATCGGTGCATCGGCAGAACCAAGGGCGGGCTGAACGCCAAGCTCCACGCCGTCTGCGACAGCCAAGGCCGCCCCGTCGTCATGATGCTCTCCGCCGGGCAGATGAACGACCAGAAGGGCGCCAACATCCTCGCCCCACTCCTGCCGCCGGCGCGCGAGCTGATCGCTGACCGCGGCTACGACAGCACCCCGTTCCGCGCCGCGCTCGCCGAGCGTGGCATCGCCGCATGCATCCCGACCAAGAAGAACCGCAAGCAGCCCATCCCCTACGACAAGGCGCTCTATCGTCAGCGCCACCGCATCGAGATCGCCTTCCGCCGCCTCAAGGATTTCCGACGCATCGCCACCCGCTACGACCGATGCGCCACCATCTTCTTCGGCGCCATCACCCTCGCCGCAACCGTCACCTTCCGGCTCGGCCAATGA
- a CDS encoding IS630 family transposase (programmed frameshift) → MPRALSVDLRVRVLGAVAAGATHREAAERFGVSAASVSRWRKREREQGDPRPGRLGGDRRSGQIEARHDAVMAALGPGRDATIEEVRASLAEQGLVFGFGTIQRFFARHAITRKKKTAHATEQDRPDVLIRREAWFEGQLDLDPDRLVFIDETWASTNMARRHGRCRRGERLRVGVPHGHWKTTTFVHALTMRGFIAPWVLDGPINRDAFETYVAKVLIPELRPGDIVVMDNLSSHKGPRVRQMIDAAGAQLRYLPPYSPDFNPIENAFAKLKALQRKAAERTIGGLWDDIGRILDLFHPAECANYFTAAGYHAT, encoded by the exons ATGCCGAGAGCGCTGTCGGTCGATCTTCGGGTTCGGGTTCTGGGGGCTGTGGCGGCAGGCGCGACGCATCGCGAGGCCGCCGAACGTTTTGGAGTGAGCGCGGCGAGCGTCAGCCGCTGGCGCAAGCGGGAGCGTGAACAGGGCGATCCGCGCCCCGGGCGGCTTGGTGGCGACCGGCGTTCGGGCCAGATCGAGGCGCGCCACGATGCGGTGATGGCCGCGCTCGGCCCAGGCAGGGACGCCACGATCGAGGAAGTCCGCGCGAGCCTGGCGGAGCAGGGCCTCGTCTTCGGCTTCGGCACGATCCAGCGCTTCTTCGCGCGCCACGCCATCACGCGTAA AAAGAAGACCGCGCACGCCACCGAGCAGGACCGTCCCGACGTCCTGATCCGGCGCGAAGCGTGGTTCGAAGGTCAGCTCGATCTCGATCCAGACCGGCTGGTCTTCATCGACGAGACATGGGCCTCGACCAACATGGCCCGCCGCCACGGGCGTTGCCGGCGCGGCGAGCGGCTTCGGGTCGGTGTCCCGCATGGTCATTGGAAGACGACCACCTTCGTCCACGCACTGACCATGCGCGGCTTCATCGCCCCCTGGGTGCTCGATGGGCCGATCAACCGCGACGCCTTCGAAACCTATGTGGCCAAGGTGCTGATCCCGGAACTGCGGCCTGGCGACATCGTCGTCATGGACAACCTGTCCAGCCACAAGGGGCCGCGCGTGCGCCAGATGATCGACGCAGCAGGCGCCCAACTGCGCTACCTTCCGCCCTACAGCCCCGACTTCAACCCCATCGAGAACGCCTTCGCCAAGCTCAAGGCCCTGCAGCGAAAGGCTGCCGAACGAACCATCGGCGGCCTCTGGGACGACATCGGGCGCATCCTCGACCTCTTCCATCCAGCCGAGTGCGCAAACTACTTCACCGCCGCAGGCTATCATGCAACCTGA
- a CDS encoding META domain-containing protein, protein MHRLAIAALVTLALALAAATAAQAEPRLGAHGLVLPGTFAGDLPAASGPGIRHVLDLWPDQVFQLRRTWLGSGHTEDRLGRWHVEPDRRALVLEGAETRFEILGNGSLRLLDREGRPIEGPLPYTLTRQHDFNPFEPRLALPGMFLYFADAARFTDCASGRSGPVAMEGDFLALQRAYLEARPEPQAGALPTALMARIGARIADRPRMEGEGTPPTVVVERFLSLSPGETCERTRAQASLRNTYWRLVSLAGESINPEEGRREPYLLLRLDAPRFAATAGCNHLLGGFETAGTVLRFRPGPSTTMACPVGLEARERALIAALGETASFRLSGTALALLAEDGRTLATFEAVYLR, encoded by the coding sequence ATGCATCGTCTCGCGATCGCTGCCCTGGTCACGCTCGCGCTTGCGCTTGCGGCTGCCACCGCTGCCCAAGCGGAACCGCGCCTGGGCGCGCACGGGCTGGTTCTGCCCGGAACCTTCGCAGGTGACCTGCCGGCAGCGAGCGGACCGGGGATACGCCACGTGCTCGACCTCTGGCCCGACCAAGTGTTCCAGCTTCGACGCACCTGGCTCGGCTCCGGCCACACCGAGGATCGGCTCGGCCGGTGGCATGTGGAGCCGGATCGGCGTGCGCTTGTCCTCGAAGGCGCCGAGACCCGGTTCGAAATCCTCGGCAACGGCTCCTTGCGCCTCCTCGACCGTGAAGGCAGGCCGATCGAGGGCCCCCTTCCCTACACGCTCACGCGTCAGCACGACTTCAACCCCTTTGAGCCGCGGCTCGCGCTGCCCGGAATGTTCCTCTATTTCGCCGATGCGGCACGGTTCACCGACTGCGCCTCCGGCCGTTCCGGGCCGGTTGCGATGGAGGGCGACTTCCTCGCGCTGCAGCGCGCCTATCTCGAGGCACGGCCGGAGCCGCAGGCGGGCGCTCTGCCCACGGCACTGATGGCGCGCATCGGGGCGAGGATCGCCGACCGGCCGCGCATGGAGGGAGAGGGCACACCTCCGACGGTGGTGGTCGAACGCTTCCTGTCGCTCAGCCCGGGCGAGACCTGCGAGCGCACCCGAGCCCAGGCGAGCCTGCGCAACACCTACTGGCGGCTCGTCAGCCTTGCCGGGGAGAGCATCAACCCGGAAGAGGGGCGACGCGAGCCCTACCTCCTGCTTCGGCTCGACGCGCCGCGCTTCGCCGCCACCGCCGGCTGCAACCATCTGCTGGGCGGTTTCGAGACAGCCGGCACGGTGCTCCGCTTCCGCCCGGGCCCCTCGACCACGATGGCCTGCCCTGTCGGGCTCGAGGCGCGCGAGCGTGCCTTGATTGCTGCCCTTGGCGAGACCGCCTCGTTCCGGCTTTCCGGCACCGCTCTCGCCCTGCTTGCGGAGGACGGGCGTACGCTCGCGACCTTCGAGGCGGTCTATCTGCGTTGA
- a CDS encoding M20 aminoacylase family protein: MPNAVLEAVAAWADELTAIRRDIHAHPELGREEHRTAALVAAKLREWGVDVTEGVGRLGVVGTITGTHPGQRAIGLRADMDALQIEEATGLPWASTRPGVMHACGHDGHTTMLLGAARWLSQNRDFAGTVHLIFQPAEEGRGGARAMLEDGLFTRFPCDAVYGLHNKPTIPAGTFATRKGPALAAADRFTVTFRGTGGHGGSTPHLVTDVTIVQAHFVLALQTIIGRNVPALEAAVLSVGSIHGGSPVSPNVMPAELVVTGTARSYSPRVRDLLERRIRELAQGLAVAHGCTAEVEYRRGVPATVNHDEQTEVAMSVAARLVGEERLDRAMTPVAGAEDFALMLEARPGNFIFIGAGAGPDGTSPNLHTPHFDFNDAIIPLGVAYSVGLVEQELGLEQK; the protein is encoded by the coding sequence ATGCCGAATGCCGTTCTCGAGGCTGTCGCCGCCTGGGCAGACGAGCTCACCGCGATCCGACGCGACATCCACGCCCATCCCGAGCTCGGCAGGGAGGAGCACCGGACCGCGGCGCTGGTGGCGGCGAAGCTCCGCGAGTGGGGGGTTGATGTCACCGAGGGTGTGGGCAGGCTCGGCGTCGTCGGCACCATCACGGGCACGCACCCTGGCCAGCGGGCCATCGGTCTGCGCGCCGACATGGACGCGCTGCAGATCGAGGAAGCGACCGGCCTCCCGTGGGCCTCCACGCGGCCCGGGGTGATGCATGCCTGCGGCCATGACGGGCACACGACGATGCTGCTCGGCGCTGCCCGCTGGCTCAGCCAGAACCGTGACTTCGCGGGCACGGTGCACCTGATCTTCCAGCCGGCCGAGGAGGGGCGCGGCGGCGCGCGGGCGATGCTCGAGGACGGGCTGTTCACCCGCTTCCCCTGCGATGCCGTCTATGGCCTGCACAACAAGCCGACCATTCCGGCCGGCACCTTCGCCACCCGCAAGGGACCCGCGCTTGCCGCCGCCGACCGCTTCACCGTCACCTTCCGCGGCACCGGCGGGCATGGCGGATCCACACCGCATCTTGTGACCGACGTCACGATCGTGCAGGCGCATTTCGTGCTCGCGCTGCAGACGATCATCGGGCGGAACGTTCCGGCACTCGAGGCGGCCGTGCTCTCGGTCGGCTCGATCCATGGCGGCTCGCCCGTCTCCCCGAACGTGATGCCGGCGGAGCTCGTCGTTACCGGCACCGCGCGGAGCTACAGCCCGCGCGTGCGCGACCTGCTCGAGCGCCGGATCAGGGAGCTCGCGCAGGGGCTTGCCGTCGCCCATGGCTGCACGGCAGAGGTCGAGTACCGCCGCGGCGTCCCGGCCACGGTCAACCACGACGAGCAGACCGAAGTCGCGATGTCGGTCGCCGCACGCCTTGTCGGGGAGGAGAGACTCGACCGGGCGATGACACCGGTGGCGGGGGCGGAGGACTTCGCCCTGATGCTCGAGGCACGCCCAGGCAACTTCATATTCATCGGCGCCGGTGCCGGGCCCGACGGCACCTCGCCCAACCTCCACACCCCGCACTTCGACTTCAACGACGCGATCATCCCGCTCGGTGTCGCCTACTCGGTCGGGCTCGTGGAGCAGGAACTGGGCCTCGAGCAGAAGTAG
- a CDS encoding peptide ABC transporter substrate-binding protein codes for MTEDDLRELIGRVRRGSLSRRGFVRRMAAVGLTAPMATQLLAIAGAAPAEAQSVPAYRPTRRGGGALKILYWQASTLLNPHFAVGTTNQDASRVFYEPLAGWAADGTLHPILAAEIPSVERGTLAADGRSVTWKLKRGVKWHDGQDFSADDVVFTWEYARNPAVASTSAGSYRDVNVTKVDDYTVRVEFPRPTPFWADAFVASVGMIIPRHLFKDYAGANSRDAPTNLRPVGTGPYKFVSFAPGDVLRGEANLNYHLPNRPFFDTVEIKGGGDAVSAARAVLQTADYDYAWNLQVEDEILKRLEAAGRGRVNIIAGGAVEFVQLNATDPNREVDGERSHISTEHPAFRDPAVRRAMALLLDRKAIEEFIYGRTGPATGNFLNNPPRFRSPNTKMEFSIEQANKVLDEAGWVRGRDGIREKGGVRLRFVYQTSVNAPRQRTQQIYQQAARRAGIELELKAVTASVFFSSDIANPDTFGKFYADMQMYTTTMPQADPQRFMNQYVSWEVSQKANSWQGRNIVRWRNADYDAAFRAAEAELDPVKRAALFIRMNDLIVGSNHVIPVVQRPTVSGSLNNLRPVLSGWDLTMWLLSDWYRET; via the coding sequence ATGACGGAAGACGATCTTCGCGAACTAATCGGCCGTGTCCGGCGCGGCAGCCTGTCGCGGCGCGGGTTCGTTCGGCGCATGGCGGCGGTCGGCCTCACCGCGCCGATGGCGACACAGCTGCTTGCGATCGCGGGCGCCGCGCCGGCCGAAGCGCAGAGCGTTCCCGCCTATCGGCCGACACGGCGCGGCGGCGGCGCGCTCAAGATCCTCTACTGGCAGGCCTCGACCCTTCTCAACCCGCACTTCGCCGTCGGCACCACAAACCAGGATGCGAGCCGCGTGTTCTACGAGCCGCTCGCCGGCTGGGCGGCAGACGGCACGCTGCACCCGATCCTCGCCGCTGAGATCCCCTCGGTGGAGCGCGGCACGCTCGCTGCGGACGGCCGCAGCGTCACCTGGAAGCTGAAGCGGGGCGTAAAGTGGCACGACGGCCAGGACTTCTCGGCCGATGATGTGGTGTTCACCTGGGAGTATGCACGCAATCCGGCGGTCGCCAGTACCTCGGCCGGGTCATATCGGGACGTCAACGTTACCAAGGTGGACGACTACACGGTTCGAGTCGAGTTCCCGCGCCCCACACCGTTCTGGGCGGATGCCTTCGTCGCTTCGGTCGGCATGATCATCCCGCGCCACCTGTTCAAGGACTATGCGGGAGCCAACTCGCGCGACGCGCCCACCAATCTCCGCCCGGTCGGCACCGGCCCCTACAAGTTCGTCTCCTTCGCGCCGGGGGATGTGCTGCGCGGCGAAGCCAACCTCAACTATCACCTGCCGAACCGGCCGTTCTTCGACACGGTCGAGATCAAGGGCGGTGGCGATGCCGTCTCCGCCGCCCGCGCCGTGCTGCAGACCGCCGACTACGACTATGCCTGGAACCTGCAGGTCGAGGACGAGATCCTCAAGCGCCTCGAGGCGGCCGGCCGCGGGCGGGTGAACATCATCGCGGGCGGTGCGGTCGAGTTCGTGCAGCTGAACGCAACCGACCCGAACCGCGAAGTGGATGGCGAACGGTCGCACATCAGCACCGAACATCCCGCCTTCCGCGACCCCGCCGTGCGTCGGGCGATGGCGCTCTTGCTCGACCGCAAGGCGATCGAGGAATTCATCTACGGCCGCACCGGTCCCGCCACCGGCAACTTCCTCAACAATCCGCCGCGCTTCCGCTCGCCCAACACGAAGATGGAGTTCTCGATTGAGCAGGCGAACAAGGTGCTCGACGAGGCCGGCTGGGTGCGCGGCCGCGACGGCATCCGCGAGAAGGGCGGTGTGCGGCTCCGCTTCGTCTATCAGACCTCGGTGAACGCGCCGCGCCAGCGCACGCAGCAGATCTACCAGCAGGCGGCGCGACGCGCCGGCATCGAGCTTGAGCTCAAGGCGGTGACGGCGTCTGTGTTCTTCTCCTCTGACATCGCCAACCCCGACACTTTCGGCAAGTTCTACGCCGACATGCAGATGTACACGACGACGATGCCGCAGGCCGACCCGCAGCGGTTCATGAACCAGTACGTGTCGTGGGAGGTGTCGCAGAAGGCCAATTCGTGGCAGGGGCGGAACATCGTCCGCTGGCGCAACGCCGACTACGACGCCGCCTTCCGCGCCGCCGAGGCCGAGCTCGACCCGGTCAAGCGCGCGGCCCTCTTCATCCGCATGAACGACCTGATCGTCGGCTCCAACCACGTCATCCCGGTGGTGCAGCGGCCGACGGTCAGCGGCAGCCTCAACAACCTCCGTCCGGTCCTCAGCGGCTGGGATCTGACCATGTGGCTGCTGTCCGACTGGTATCGCGAGACCTGA